TTGAAGACTACACGGAAAGCGATGATTAAAAGAGTGGAGCCGACAGGCTCCATTTTTTTATTCCAGGCTTTTATGCAAATGAATCAACAACCGATCAATGCCGCGATAACTTAACGCTTCCTGAAGATGCTCCCGATGTATACCTTCCTTACCTGCTAAATCGGCAATAGTACGCGAGACCTTTAGGATTCGCTGCCATGCTCTTACCGATAGCCCCAGCGTGTTTAATACATTTTCCAGCCACTGCGCACTTTCCATATCGATCTCGCACCACTGTTGAATCTCTTTGTTATTGAGCGCTGCATTGACCTTTCCCGCACGCGTCAGCTGTATTGTGCGCGCCGCCTGCACGCGCTGGCGAACCACGTCACTCGATTCATTAACACTTTCTCGCTGACTTAACGTGCCTGAGGGCAATAAAGGCACCTCCAGCGAAAGATCAAAGCGATCTAAAAATGGGCCTGACAGGCGACTGAGATAGCGCAGCGTCTGCTGTGGCGAACATCGGTTATGGTTGCCTTGATAATGCCCTGTTGGGCTTGGATTCATGGCTGCAATAAGTTGAAAGCGAGCCGGATATGTCACCTTCGCTCGCGCCCGTGATATAGCGATTTCACCGGACTCAATCGGTTCGCGTAAGGCATCCAGCACACGACGCTCAAACTCCGGGAGTTCATCAAGAAAGAGTACGCCATTATGCGCCAGTGAAATCTCGCCGGGTCGGGGCAAACTACCACCGCCAATGAGCGCAAATAGCGATGCGCTATGATGAGGCGCGCGAAAAGGGCGCTGTCGCCACTGTTTATGCAGGTTGCCGCTGTCAGACAAGCTGGCAATAGCGGCGCATTCCAGCGCCTCCTGTTCCGTCAATGGTGGCATCAGGCCCGACAAGCGTGTGGCCAGCATTGTTTTACCGGTACCGGGAGGACCAATCAGCAGCAGGTTGTGTCCGCCCGCCGCGGTAATCTCCAGCGCGCGCCGCGCCTGATGCTGACCGGTAACATCATTCAAATCTGCGCTGTGTACCGCTTCCTGATAAGGCTGAGCTTCCGCAGCAGCCAGCTCCTGTTTACCATGCAGAAAGGCACAGACATCCAGCAGATGTTCGCCGATTAACGACTGACCTTGTTGGATTAATCCAACATCCGCCTGATTATCCGCAGACAGGATTAGCTGCCGCGTCGCCGCCAGGGCAGCCATTGCCGCCGGGATTGCTCCCTGAACGCCCCTTAGCGTGCCTGTAAGCGCCAGCTCACCCAGAAACTCATACTGCGTCAGCTTATCTGCAGGAACCTGCTCTGAAGCGACCAGAACGGCAATAGCGATAGGCAGATCGTAACGTCCCCCTTCTTTAGGGAGATCTGCTGGCGCTAAATTTACCGTAATACGGCGAGCAGGAAAGCTGAAGCCGCTATTGATAATGGCGCTGCGTACTCGATCGCGTGCCTCTTTCACGGTGGTCTCCGGCAGGCCCACCAGAGAAAAGGCGGGCAATCCATTGCTGATGTGGACTTCAACCGTCACCAGAGGCGCGTTAACGCCCAGCAGTGCGCGTGTTAATACGATGGAAAGCGACATAACGGCTCCTTTTCCATCAGTGTGGCGAGCGGCAAAGGCGCTGGCGAATCTTTGATTCTCATTTTTGAAGCCGCGATGCAGCCTGAATACCCACGTTGCCGTCGTTTGCATTTTTATGGAACCGGCATCGATAACAAGCGAAAAACTCATTACGACGATGACGTTATGAATAAATTTCAGTTAAGAGCTTGTAACTGAAATTACTCATTTTTTTCACATCAGCAAAATCAGCGGTTGAAATTAACCCGCGAAAAAAGTTGTCATGATCACACTAACTATGATAACTCTGTAGGCATTACTTCGAACAAGCGATTAAAAGTATCTGACATGAAAGCCCTTCTACGAGTGATTAACCTGGTCGTGATTAGCGTGGTGGTGATTCTTATCACACCGTGCGGGGCTTCGCTCGGAGAAAGAAAGGCTTAAAAATCAAGTCTGAATTCAACGAAACCCCCCGCACCGAAAGGTCCGGGGGTTTTTTTTATCCAGACATTCAGTTAGTGACTTAAGGCGGAGCAAACAATGAACAGCAGCATAATATTCTGTGGTTCTCGCCGAAAGACAGGAGAATAGCGATGACAGGCGCACAATGGGTTGTTCAGGCGTTACGTGCACAGGGCATTAATACTGTGTTTGGCTATCCGGGTGGAGCGATCATGCCAGTTTACGATGCGCTCTATGATGGCGGCGTCGAACATCTATTGTGTCGCCATGAGCAGGGCGCAGCCATGGCCGCTATCGGCTATGCGCGTGCAACCGGCAAAACCGGTGTGTGTATCGCGACTTCAGGTCCGGGCGCGACCAACCTGATCACCGGCCTGGCGGATGCCATGATGGATTCCGTGCCGGTAGTGGCTATCACCGGTCAGGTATCATCAGCTTTTATCGGTACCGATGCCTTTCAGGAAATCGACGTGCTCGGCATGTCATTATCCTGCACCAAGCACAGTTTTTTGGTGGAATCGCTGGAAGCTCTGCCTTCAGTGCTGGCAGAAGCCTTTGCCATTGCGCAATCTGGTCGCCCTGGCCCGGTACTGGTCGATATCCCTAAAGATATTCAGCTGGCGAGCGGCGATCTGACGCCGCATCTGCTGCCGGTGGAAGAGGCGATCGCGCATCCTCATCAGCAGCTGGCGGAAGCCCGGACCTTACTGGCGCAAGCCAAAAAGCCAGTGCTGTACGTGGGTGGCGGTGTTGGTATGGCGCGTGCGGTGCCGGCACTGCGTGCCTTCGCGCAGGAAACCGGCATTCCAACCGTTGCCACGTTAAAAGGGCTGGGTGCCGCTGACGTTAAAGATGAATGTTATCTCGGCATGTTAGGTATGCATGGCACCAAAGCCGCTAACCTTGCCGTCCAGCAGTGCGACCTGTTGATTGCAGTTGGTGCGCGGTTTGACGATCGTGTTACCGGCAAGCTCGATACCTTCGCGCCGCACGCCAGCATCATTCATCTGGATATCGATCCAGCCGAGTTTCACAAGCTGCGCCGGGCACACGTGACCCTGCAGGGCGATTTCAATGCGCTGTTGCCCGCGCTCAGCCAGCCGATAGACGTTACTGAATGGCGTAACGACGTTATCGCGTTAAAAACCACACATGCATGGCGTTACGATCATCCTGGAGATGCCATTTTCGCGCCGTTGTTTTTGAAGCAGTTATCCGATCGCAAAGCGGCCAGCGCGGTGGTCACCACCGACGTTGGTCAGCATCAGATGTGGGCGGCTCAGCATATGAGCTACCACGAGCCGGAAAATTTCATCACCTCCAGCGGCCTGGGCACCATGGGTTTTGGTTTGCCCGCGGCGGTTGGCGCGCAGGTTGCCCGCCCTGATGATTGCGTTATCTGTATCTCCGGCGACGGCTCGTTCATGATGAATGTGCAGGAACTGGGCACCATCAAACGTAAGCAGTTACCAGTAAAAATTGTGCTGATGGACAACCAGCGTTTAGGCATGGTGCGTCAGTGGCAGCAGCTGTTCTTTGCCGAGCGCTACAGCGAAACCAACCTGTCTGATAATCCCGATTTCTTAATGCTGGCCGGCGCCTTCGGCATTCCTGGCCAGCGTATCACCCGTAAAGATCAGGTCGATGGCGCGTTAGATGCCCTGCTCAACAGCGAAGGGCCGTATCTGCTGCATGTCTCAATCGACGAATATGAAAATGTCTGGCCTCTGGTTCCACCAGGCGCCAGCAACGCGAATATGATGGAGAAAACGTCATGAATCAGCATCAACTGTCTATCGAAGCCCGTTTCCGACCTGAAATAGTCGAGCGCATTTTGCGCGTTGTTCGCCATCGCGGCTTTCAGCTTTGCGCGATGAACATGGCCTCCGGCATCAACGCAGAAAGCGTTAATATCGAAATGACCGTTGCCAGCCAGCGTTCAGTCGAATTATTGTCATCTCAGCTAAATAAATTAATGGATGTCGCGAGCGTCCAGATTCACCAACAAACAACACAACAGATCCGTGCATAGCCGCGAAAGGAATAAGAATATGAGCACCAAAAAAGCAGATTTCATTTGGTTTAACGGCGAGATGGTTAAGTGGGAAGAGGCAAAGGTCAGCGTGATGTCACACGCGCTGCATTACGGCACGTCGGTGTTTGAAGGCGTTCGCTGCTATGACTCTCACAAAGGCCCGGTGGTGTTTCGTCACCGCGAGCACATGCAGCGCCTGCATGACTCGGCCAAAATCTACCGTTTTCCAGTGAACTTCAGCGTAGATGAGCTGATGTCTGCTTGCCGTGACGTGCTGCGTAAAAACAACCTGAAAAGTGCCTACATCCGTCCGCTGGCTTTTGTGGGTGATGTGGGTCTGGGTGTAAATCCGCCAGATGGTTTTAGCACCGATGTGATCATCGCCGCGTTCCCTTGGGGTGCTTATCTGGGCGCCGAAGCGCTGGAGCAGGGGATCGACGCCATGGTTTCCTCCTGGAATCGCGTCGCACCAAACACCATTCCTACCGCAGCCAAAGCGGGCGGCAACTATCTCTCTTCCTTACTGGTAGGCAGCGAAGCGCGCCGCCATGGTTATCAGGAAGGCATCGCGCTGGACACCAACGGCTATATCTCTGAAGGCGCAGGCGAAAACCTGTTTGAAGTTAAAGACGGCATCCTGTTCACGCCGCCTTTCACCTCATCCGCGCTGCCGGGTATCACGCGTGATGCGATCATCAAGCTGGCAAAAGATATGGGCATCGAAGTACGTGAGCAGGTGCTGTCACGTGAGTCGCTCTATCTTGCCGATGAAGTCTTTATGTCCGGCACCGCCGCTGAAATCACGCCAGTCCGCAGCGTGGATGGCATCAAGGTTGGCGAAGGCAAGTGTGGCCCGGTAACCAAACGTATTCAGCAGGCGTTCTTCGGGCTGTTCACCGGCGAAACCGAAGATAAATGGGGTTGGTTGGATCAGGTTAACCCATAACAAGACTGTCTCCGCGGACGCAGTGGCGTTCGCGTTATTATCCAGACTGGAGTAAAGAGCATGCCTAAGTACCGTTCCGCGACAACCACCCACGGCCGTAATATGGCAGGTGCCCGAGCCTTATGGC
The sequence above is drawn from the Duffyella gerundensis genome and encodes:
- the ilvM gene encoding acetolactate synthase 2 small subunit: MNQHQLSIEARFRPEIVERILRVVRHRGFQLCAMNMASGINAESVNIEMTVASQRSVELLSSQLNKLMDVASVQIHQQTTQQIRA
- the ilvG gene encoding acetolactate synthase 2 catalytic subunit is translated as MTGAQWVVQALRAQGINTVFGYPGGAIMPVYDALYDGGVEHLLCRHEQGAAMAAIGYARATGKTGVCIATSGPGATNLITGLADAMMDSVPVVAITGQVSSAFIGTDAFQEIDVLGMSLSCTKHSFLVESLEALPSVLAEAFAIAQSGRPGPVLVDIPKDIQLASGDLTPHLLPVEEAIAHPHQQLAEARTLLAQAKKPVLYVGGGVGMARAVPALRAFAQETGIPTVATLKGLGAADVKDECYLGMLGMHGTKAANLAVQQCDLLIAVGARFDDRVTGKLDTFAPHASIIHLDIDPAEFHKLRRAHVTLQGDFNALLPALSQPIDVTEWRNDVIALKTTHAWRYDHPGDAIFAPLFLKQLSDRKAASAVVTTDVGQHQMWAAQHMSYHEPENFITSSGLGTMGFGLPAAVGAQVARPDDCVICISGDGSFMMNVQELGTIKRKQLPVKIVLMDNQRLGMVRQWQQLFFAERYSETNLSDNPDFLMLAGAFGIPGQRITRKDQVDGALDALLNSEGPYLLHVSIDEYENVWPLVPPGASNANMMEKTS
- a CDS encoding YifB family Mg chelatase-like AAA ATPase, encoding MSLSIVLTRALLGVNAPLVTVEVHISNGLPAFSLVGLPETTVKEARDRVRSAIINSGFSFPARRITVNLAPADLPKEGGRYDLPIAIAVLVASEQVPADKLTQYEFLGELALTGTLRGVQGAIPAAMAALAATRQLILSADNQADVGLIQQGQSLIGEHLLDVCAFLHGKQELAAAEAQPYQEAVHSADLNDVTGQHQARRALEITAAGGHNLLLIGPPGTGKTMLATRLSGLMPPLTEQEALECAAIASLSDSGNLHKQWRQRPFRAPHHSASLFALIGGGSLPRPGEISLAHNGVLFLDELPEFERRVLDALREPIESGEIAISRARAKVTYPARFQLIAAMNPSPTGHYQGNHNRCSPQQTLRYLSRLSGPFLDRFDLSLEVPLLPSGTLSQRESVNESSDVVRQRVQAARTIQLTRAGKVNAALNNKEIQQWCEIDMESAQWLENVLNTLGLSVRAWQRILKVSRTIADLAGKEGIHREHLQEALSYRGIDRLLIHLHKSLE
- the ilvE gene encoding branched-chain-amino-acid transaminase, which translates into the protein MSTKKADFIWFNGEMVKWEEAKVSVMSHALHYGTSVFEGVRCYDSHKGPVVFRHREHMQRLHDSAKIYRFPVNFSVDELMSACRDVLRKNNLKSAYIRPLAFVGDVGLGVNPPDGFSTDVIIAAFPWGAYLGAEALEQGIDAMVSSWNRVAPNTIPTAAKAGGNYLSSLLVGSEARRHGYQEGIALDTNGYISEGAGENLFEVKDGILFTPPFTSSALPGITRDAIIKLAKDMGIEVREQVLSRESLYLADEVFMSGTAAEITPVRSVDGIKVGEGKCGPVTKRIQQAFFGLFTGETEDKWGWLDQVNP
- the ilvL gene encoding ilv operon leader peptide, yielding MKALLRVINLVVISVVVILITPCGASLGERKA